A window of Myxococcales bacterium contains these coding sequences:
- a CDS encoding LrgB family protein: MTDVALSMGLFLLTLVVYELLRHVQLRTGRVWQNPLLFGIPVLGVVLVAAKIEPSAYREATRPLGLLVGPSVVALGLGLSCGLPDLAKRARTVGLSLVSGALVGAASVVGLARALGADAVVCASLAPKSATTAIAAPVAERLGGDPSLTAVVVIVVGVFGALVGPALLQRIGVRNRYVFGLSLGAAAHIVGTTRARDEGPVEESAAAAALVVHGVLTAVLAWAAVRLLGP, encoded by the coding sequence ATGACCGACGTCGCGCTCTCGATGGGGCTCTTTCTGTTGACGTTGGTCGTCTACGAGCTCTTGCGTCACGTCCAGCTCCGGACCGGGCGCGTGTGGCAAAACCCGCTCCTCTTCGGGATCCCGGTGCTCGGCGTGGTGCTCGTCGCCGCGAAGATCGAGCCGAGCGCGTACCGTGAAGCCACGCGCCCGTTGGGCCTCCTCGTCGGTCCCTCCGTCGTCGCGCTCGGCCTCGGGCTCTCCTGTGGCCTGCCCGATTTGGCGAAGCGCGCGCGCACCGTAGGGCTCTCGCTCGTGTCCGGGGCCCTCGTCGGCGCGGCCTCCGTGGTCGGGCTCGCGCGCGCGCTCGGCGCGGACGCGGTCGTGTGTGCGTCGCTCGCGCCCAAGTCGGCCACGACGGCCATCGCCGCGCCGGTCGCCGAGCGCCTCGGAGGAGATCCGTCCCTCACCGCCGTGGTCGTGATCGTGGTCGGCGTCTTCGGGGCCCTCGTGGGGCCCGCGCTGCTTCAGCGTATAGGTGTTCGGAATCGTTATGTTTTTGGTCTGTCGCTCGGGGCCGCGGCCCACATCGTCGGGACGACCCGCGCCCGCGACGAGGGGCCCGTCGAAGAGAGCGCCGCCGCGGCAGCGCTCGTCGTGCACGGGGTGCTCACGGCCGTGCTCGCGTGGGCCGCGGTGAGGCTCCTCGGGCCGTGA
- a CDS encoding CidA/LrgA family protein produces MVRGLLVVLAFYGAGELSATLLGLPLPGAILGLVAFVAALRLGLVKKAWVDEACTFLTGRMALFLLPQAVLVVWKMRGLAGMAAPIVVASVVSTLAVLVVVAKVGEAVERR; encoded by the coding sequence ATGGTCCGCGGCCTCCTCGTCGTGCTCGCGTTCTATGGCGCGGGCGAGCTCTCGGCGACCTTGCTCGGGCTGCCTCTGCCCGGCGCCATCCTCGGGCTCGTCGCGTTCGTCGCGGCGCTCCGCTTGGGGCTCGTGAAGAAGGCGTGGGTCGACGAGGCCTGCACGTTCCTCACGGGGCGCATGGCGCTCTTTCTCTTGCCCCAGGCCGTGCTCGTCGTGTGGAAGATGCGTGGCCTCGCGGGCATGGCCGCGCCGATCGTCGTGGCGTCCGTCGTGAGCACGCTCGCCGTGCTCGTCGTGGTCGCGAAGGTGGGAGAGGCGGTCGAGCGTCGATGA
- a CDS encoding fumarate hydratase gives MTDIGFTELLPTGPDTTPYRKLTSDHVSTFEAKGKTFLEVDPAGLTLLTREAMRDIAHLLRPGHLKQLAGILDDPEASSNDKFVALDLLKNANIAAGGVLPMCQDTGTAIVMGKKGQLVYTGGGDERAIAQGIHETYHTANLRYSQLAPLDMYAEKNTGTNLPAQIEIFATDGDAYKFLFMAKGGGSANKSYLFQETKALLNPKSLLAFVEAKVRGLGTAACPPYHLAVVVGGTSAEHTLKTAKLASARYLDTLPTSGSATGHGFRDVELEKQILEITRKTGIGAQFGGKYFCHDVRVVRLPRHGASCPVAIAVSCSADRQALGKITKDGIFLEELEHDPAKYLPETTHDDLGGDCVKIDLRRPMSEIRAELSRYPVKTRLSLSGPLVVARDIAHAKIKERLDRGEGMPDYMKDFMVYYAGPAKTPEGYASGSFGPTTAGRMDAYVEELQAAGGSFVMLAKGNRSKAVTDACKKHGGFYLGSIGGPAARLAQDCIKKVEVLEYPELGMEAVWKIEVVDFPAFIVVDDKGNDFFAGIEGKSLPIAK, from the coding sequence ATGACCGACATCGGCTTCACCGAGCTACTCCCCACCGGCCCCGACACGACGCCGTACCGCAAGCTCACGAGCGACCACGTGTCGACGTTCGAGGCCAAGGGCAAGACGTTCCTCGAGGTCGATCCCGCGGGGCTCACCTTGCTGACGCGCGAGGCCATGCGCGACATCGCCCACCTCCTCCGCCCCGGGCACCTGAAGCAGCTCGCCGGCATCCTGGACGACCCGGAGGCCTCCTCGAACGACAAGTTCGTGGCGCTCGACCTCTTGAAGAACGCCAACATCGCGGCGGGAGGTGTGCTCCCGATGTGCCAAGACACGGGCACGGCCATCGTGATGGGCAAGAAGGGCCAGCTCGTCTACACGGGCGGCGGCGACGAGCGGGCCATCGCGCAGGGCATCCACGAGACGTACCACACGGCGAACCTCCGCTACTCGCAGCTCGCCCCGCTCGACATGTACGCCGAGAAGAACACGGGCACGAACCTGCCCGCACAGATCGAGATCTTCGCGACCGACGGCGACGCCTACAAGTTCCTCTTCATGGCGAAGGGGGGCGGCTCGGCCAACAAGAGCTACCTCTTCCAAGAGACGAAGGCCCTCTTGAACCCGAAGAGCCTGCTCGCGTTCGTCGAGGCCAAGGTCCGCGGCCTCGGCACGGCCGCATGCCCGCCTTACCACCTCGCGGTCGTCGTCGGCGGCACGAGCGCCGAGCACACGCTGAAGACGGCGAAGCTCGCCTCGGCCCGCTACCTCGACACCCTCCCCACCTCGGGCAGCGCCACGGGGCACGGCTTCCGGGACGTCGAGCTCGAGAAGCAAATCCTCGAAATTACTCGCAAAACGGGCATCGGGGCGCAGTTCGGCGGCAAGTACTTCTGCCACGACGTGCGGGTCGTTCGTCTGCCTCGGCACGGCGCCTCGTGCCCGGTCGCGATCGCCGTCTCGTGCTCCGCCGATCGCCAGGCCCTCGGCAAGATCACGAAGGATGGCATCTTCCTCGAGGAGCTCGAGCACGATCCGGCGAAGTACCTCCCCGAGACGACGCACGACGACCTCGGCGGCGACTGCGTGAAGATCGATCTTCGTCGCCCCATGAGCGAGATCCGCGCGGAGCTCTCGCGCTACCCCGTGAAGACGCGCCTCTCGCTCTCGGGGCCGCTCGTCGTCGCGCGCGACATCGCGCACGCCAAGATCAAAGAGCGCCTCGACCGCGGCGAGGGCATGCCCGACTACATGAAAGACTTCATGGTCTACTACGCGGGCCCCGCCAAGACGCCGGAGGGCTACGCGTCGGGCTCGTTCGGCCCCACGACCGCCGGCCGCATGGACGCCTACGTCGAGGAGCTCCAGGCCGCGGGCGGGAGCTTCGTCATGCTCGCCAAGGGCAACCGCAGCAAGGCCGTGACCGACGCGTGCAAGAAGCACGGCGGGTTCTACCTCGGCTCGATCGGGGGCCCTGCCGCCCGCCTCGCCCAAGACTGCATCAAGAAGGTCGAGGTGCTCGAGTACCCCGAGCTCGGCATGGAAGCGGTGTGGAAGATCGAGGTGGTCGATTTTCCGGCGTTCATCGTCGTCGACGACAAGGGGAACGACTTCTTCGCCGGCATCGAGGGCAAGAGCTTGCCCATCGCGAAGTAG
- a CDS encoding SUMF1/EgtB/PvdO family nonheme iron enzyme, which yields MSFVARPFAVVLSALVGGSWLLSTSCHSAMEGPDAEAERPDASLAAASDAASPDAAQDTAKAAGGPCPADMVYVDTEFCPKVERECLEVETDNPNHLKICHEYAKGKQKCLTATERRQFCIDPYEYPNQKGAHPAWNATWYEAQASCKSKGKRLCWGSEWTAACEGPEHTPFPYGWKRDHDICNIDSLYINPEKKGGGFLFSSKDPEVRHAELSRLDQSVPSGSMPGCKSGFGVYDQTGNFDEWGISDEKPIEKSRWAALKGGAWGHVRNQCRPASHNHMPEEWYYFWSFRCCKDAEGAPVWHPPADAGNVPAPEVEAKDFFPEPIVAKNAPGPSKRKYDYREEKRRKALMGTRAERKP from the coding sequence ATGAGCTTCGTGGCCCGCCCCTTCGCCGTCGTGCTGTCCGCGCTCGTGGGTGGCTCGTGGCTGCTCTCCACCTCGTGCCACTCGGCCATGGAGGGCCCCGACGCCGAGGCCGAGCGCCCCGACGCCTCCCTCGCGGCCGCATCCGACGCCGCCTCTCCCGACGCCGCGCAGGACACGGCCAAGGCCGCGGGCGGTCCTTGCCCGGCCGACATGGTGTACGTCGACACCGAGTTCTGCCCCAAGGTCGAGCGCGAGTGCCTCGAGGTCGAGACCGACAACCCGAACCACCTCAAGATTTGCCACGAGTACGCGAAGGGCAAACAGAAGTGCCTGACCGCGACCGAGCGCCGGCAGTTCTGCATCGATCCGTACGAGTACCCGAACCAGAAGGGCGCGCACCCCGCGTGGAACGCGACCTGGTACGAGGCGCAGGCGTCGTGCAAATCGAAGGGCAAGCGCCTCTGCTGGGGGAGCGAGTGGACCGCCGCGTGCGAGGGCCCCGAGCACACGCCGTTCCCCTACGGGTGGAAGCGCGATCACGACATCTGCAACATCGACAGCCTCTACATCAACCCCGAGAAGAAGGGCGGAGGCTTCCTCTTCTCGTCGAAGGATCCGGAGGTGCGGCACGCCGAGCTCTCGCGCCTCGATCAGAGCGTGCCTTCCGGCTCGATGCCCGGGTGCAAGAGCGGCTTCGGCGTGTACGACCAAACGGGCAACTTCGACGAGTGGGGCATCAGCGACGAGAAGCCCATCGAGAAATCGCGCTGGGCCGCGCTGAAGGGCGGCGCGTGGGGCCACGTCAGGAACCAGTGCCGGCCCGCGAGCCACAACCACATGCCCGAGGAGTGGTACTACTTCTGGTCGTTCCGCTGCTGCAAAGACGCGGAGGGCGCGCCGGTGTGGCACCCGCCGGCCGACGCCGGCAACGTCCCCGCGCCCGAGGTCGAGGCGAAGGACTTCTTCCCCGAGCCCATCGTGGCGAAGAACGCCCCCGGGCCCTCCAAGCGCAAGTACGACTACCGCGAAGAGAAGCGCCGCAAGGCCCTCATGGGCACGCGCGCCGAGCGCAAACCGTAG
- a CDS encoding DUF1704 domain-containing protein: MPRTRPGPTDPTDAEAVLARANAVVRVLSAASPVNARAERHRLAEALARGERAVPRWEYHPPPEGLDLVTRSLETVLAHLDTSTPLGGLYQARAEELRVEIDMITRVGTRAFADAARARYGTGDDPGLAFAIDGLSSGLLEEEDDEPREWLSDGLERGSLVSRLREEIGRHKVPFVVRTSPGLTALAATGERHVIVAEGRKVSRDDIERTVVHEIHGHVLPRARAARESLAIFRFGSAKGTCDQEGYALVHEERAGFLRGRRLRELSLRRLAIHLAEGSAPFDTCARALIDTHGVAPEDAARLSERAYRGGTGDGPGLVRDRPYLESWLRLRAAFDDPREGPKLEGIVSRGQISLDAARILMSAGATPGHKNIT, from the coding sequence GTGCCGCGCACGAGGCCCGGGCCGACCGATCCGACCGACGCCGAGGCCGTCTTGGCCCGGGCGAACGCCGTGGTGCGCGTGCTCTCCGCGGCGTCCCCCGTGAACGCGCGCGCCGAGCGACATCGGCTCGCCGAGGCCCTCGCGCGTGGGGAGCGCGCCGTACCTCGGTGGGAGTACCACCCTCCGCCCGAAGGGCTCGACCTCGTCACGCGGAGCCTCGAGACGGTGCTCGCGCACCTCGACACGTCGACGCCGCTCGGGGGGCTCTACCAGGCACGCGCCGAAGAGCTCCGGGTCGAGATCGACATGATCACCCGCGTGGGGACGCGTGCGTTCGCCGATGCCGCCCGGGCGAGGTACGGGACGGGAGACGATCCGGGGCTCGCCTTCGCGATCGACGGGCTCTCGTCGGGCCTCCTCGAAGAAGAGGACGACGAGCCGCGCGAGTGGCTCTCGGACGGCCTCGAGCGAGGATCGCTCGTCTCGCGTCTCCGCGAGGAGATCGGGCGCCACAAGGTGCCGTTCGTGGTGCGGACCTCGCCGGGGCTCACCGCCCTCGCGGCCACCGGCGAGCGGCACGTGATCGTGGCCGAGGGCCGCAAGGTGTCGCGCGACGACATCGAGCGCACCGTGGTGCACGAGATCCACGGCCACGTGCTCCCACGGGCGCGCGCCGCACGCGAATCGCTCGCGATTTTCCGGTTCGGCTCCGCGAAGGGCACGTGCGACCAAGAGGGGTACGCCCTCGTCCACGAGGAGCGCGCGGGGTTCCTCCGCGGCCGAAGGCTCCGCGAGCTCTCTCTGCGCAGGCTCGCGATCCACCTCGCCGAAGGCTCGGCCCCGTTCGACACGTGCGCGCGCGCCCTCATCGACACCCACGGGGTCGCTCCCGAGGACGCCGCGCGCCTCTCGGAGCGCGCCTACCGGGGCGGCACGGGCGATGGGCCGGGCCTCGTGCGCGACCGCCCCTACCTCGAGAGCTGGCTCCGGTTGAGGGCCGCGTTCGACGACCCACGCGAGGGCCCGAAGCTCGAGGGCATCGTGTCGCGGGGCCAGATTTCTCTCGACGCCGCCCGGATCCTCATGAGCGCCGGAGCCACGCCGGGCCACAAAAATATCACATAA
- a CDS encoding TonB family protein: MSAKRQALFTCASVLVAALAESPGTAHAQTAGRQGGLTTPPKPDDTAPPPPPAPPRIEMPKVVKDPGAVYPREALEAHVREPVTVVLILELDAEGKVTKATVEAPQGKGFDEAAVAAAKTLELTPAKRDGKPIPAKIKHSYTFVPPAGRLVGKVASSARDTSLANVPVVVTLPNGETRTLTTAADGTFTLPDAPAGTYKVSIDAEGFLPTKAEETIEPGEEVSLTLRLDRPALKAPELPPGTVTGPIEEVSVRGQKPPREVTKRTFTQRELSRIPGTNGDALRAIQNFPGVARPPGLAGLLIVRGSAPNETNVFVDGTLVPLVYHFGGLSSVIPTEMLEKIDFYPGNFSAQYGRVVGGIVDVGLRNPKKKFHGMAQVDLIDARFVAEGPIFDTGWTFALGGRRSYVDLWLKPVLEAAGAGVSTAPVYYDYQAILQKDLGKNQSFRFAFFGSDDRLEVLVKGVNASNPGLGGNISFGTAFYRFQGRYENRISNDTQLKVTAAVGKDAIAFQVGDNYFTLDSMPIMLRTEVTQKLGQGVKTNFGLDWLYTPYTIDLRLPPIPRPGEPPGAPFGGRPPLVLTESDSTYVPGLYDEVEITPWKGGRIVTGLRVDYTKATQKWDVSPRVVARQDVTTSPRTTLKGGLGVFRQPPQPQDTARVFGIPGLSSNRAVHYSVGVEREVTKQIEVSVEGFYRDLDNLVVPRVGNVGTGRAIGAETLVRYKPDDRFFGFLAYTLSRSVRKDGPNEEERIFPFDQTHILTALGSYRLGDGWEIGARYRLISGSMRTPLQYGFFDLNVGAYLPLQSYPPNSERNPLFHQLDVRLDKTWFLRNGGKIGFYVDILNVYNQANSEGVTYNYNSTLSTQTNSLPILPSLGLRGEL; this comes from the coding sequence ATGAGCGCGAAAAGACAGGCACTTTTTACGTGTGCGTCCGTGCTGGTCGCCGCGCTCGCCGAGAGCCCTGGCACGGCCCACGCGCAGACCGCAGGTCGCCAGGGAGGGCTCACCACGCCTCCGAAGCCCGACGACACCGCGCCCCCGCCGCCGCCCGCGCCGCCGCGCATCGAGATGCCGAAGGTCGTGAAGGACCCTGGCGCCGTGTACCCACGCGAGGCGCTCGAGGCCCACGTCCGCGAGCCCGTGACGGTGGTGCTCATCCTCGAGCTCGACGCCGAGGGCAAGGTCACGAAGGCCACGGTCGAGGCGCCCCAAGGCAAAGGGTTCGACGAGGCCGCCGTCGCGGCCGCAAAGACACTGGAGCTTACGCCGGCGAAGCGCGACGGAAAGCCCATCCCCGCGAAGATCAAGCACTCGTACACGTTCGTGCCTCCGGCCGGCCGCCTCGTCGGCAAAGTCGCCTCGTCGGCGCGCGACACGTCCCTCGCGAACGTCCCGGTGGTCGTGACCCTGCCGAACGGCGAGACGCGCACGCTCACCACCGCGGCCGACGGCACCTTCACCCTGCCCGACGCGCCGGCCGGCACGTACAAGGTCTCCATCGACGCCGAGGGCTTCCTCCCCACGAAGGCCGAAGAGACCATCGAGCCCGGCGAAGAGGTGTCGCTCACGCTCCGCCTCGATCGGCCCGCGCTGAAGGCCCCGGAGCTCCCGCCCGGCACGGTCACGGGCCCCATCGAAGAGGTCTCCGTCCGCGGGCAAAAACCCCCGCGCGAGGTCACGAAGCGCACCTTCACGCAGCGCGAGCTGTCCCGCATCCCGGGCACGAACGGCGACGCGCTCCGCGCCATCCAGAACTTCCCCGGCGTCGCGCGCCCACCCGGGCTCGCCGGCCTCCTCATCGTGCGCGGCTCGGCCCCCAACGAGACGAACGTCTTCGTCGACGGCACGCTCGTCCCGCTCGTCTACCACTTCGGCGGCCTCTCCAGCGTCATCCCCACGGAGATGCTCGAGAAGATCGATTTTTACCCGGGTAATTTCTCGGCGCAGTACGGCCGCGTGGTGGGCGGCATCGTCGACGTGGGCCTGCGGAACCCGAAGAAGAAGTTCCACGGCATGGCGCAGGTCGATCTCATCGACGCGCGGTTCGTCGCCGAGGGGCCCATCTTCGACACGGGCTGGACCTTCGCCCTCGGCGGGCGCCGGAGCTACGTCGACCTCTGGTTGAAGCCCGTGCTCGAGGCGGCCGGCGCGGGGGTGTCCACGGCCCCCGTCTATTACGACTACCAAGCCATCCTCCAGAAGGACCTCGGCAAAAACCAGAGCTTCCGCTTCGCCTTCTTCGGGTCGGACGACCGCCTCGAGGTGCTCGTCAAGGGCGTCAACGCCTCGAACCCCGGGCTCGGCGGCAACATCTCGTTCGGGACGGCGTTCTACCGGTTCCAAGGCCGCTACGAGAACCGCATCTCGAACGACACGCAGCTCAAGGTCACCGCGGCCGTCGGCAAAGATGCCATCGCGTTCCAGGTGGGCGACAACTACTTCACCCTCGACAGCATGCCCATCATGCTCCGCACCGAGGTGACCCAGAAGCTCGGCCAGGGCGTGAAGACGAACTTTGGCCTCGACTGGCTCTACACGCCCTACACGATCGACCTGCGCCTCCCGCCGATCCCGCGGCCCGGTGAGCCGCCCGGCGCGCCCTTCGGCGGTCGCCCGCCGCTCGTCTTGACCGAGTCCGACTCGACCTACGTCCCGGGCCTCTACGACGAGGTCGAGATCACGCCGTGGAAGGGCGGGCGCATCGTGACGGGCTTGCGTGTCGACTACACGAAGGCCACCCAGAAGTGGGACGTGTCACCGCGCGTCGTCGCTCGGCAGGACGTGACCACCTCCCCGCGCACGACGCTGAAGGGCGGCCTCGGCGTCTTCCGGCAGCCCCCCCAGCCGCAGGACACGGCGCGGGTGTTCGGCATCCCCGGGCTCTCGTCGAACCGCGCCGTGCACTACTCGGTCGGCGTCGAGCGCGAGGTGACGAAGCAGATCGAGGTGTCGGTCGAGGGCTTCTACCGCGACCTCGACAACCTCGTCGTGCCGCGCGTCGGCAACGTGGGCACGGGGCGCGCGATCGGCGCCGAGACCCTCGTCCGCTACAAACCGGACGACCGCTTCTTCGGCTTCCTCGCGTACACGCTGTCTCGGAGCGTGCGAAAAGACGGACCCAACGAGGAGGAGCGCATCTTCCCCTTCGACCAAACGCACATCCTCACGGCGCTCGGCAGCTACCGCCTCGGCGACGGGTGGGAGATCGGCGCGCGCTACCGTCTCATCTCGGGCAGCATGCGCACGCCGCTCCAGTACGGCTTCTTCGACTTGAACGTGGGCGCCTACCTGCCGCTCCAGTCGTATCCGCCGAACAGCGAGCGGAACCCGCTCTTTCACCAGCTCGACGTCCGCCTCGACAAGACCTGGTTCCTCAGGAACGGCGGGAAAATCGGCTTCTACGTCGACATCCTCAACGTCTACAACCAGGCGAACTCCGAGGGTGTGACGTACAACTACAACTCCACGTTGAGCACGCAGACGAACAGCCTCCCCATCTTGCCGAGCTTGGGCCTGCGAGGTGAGCTATGA